A single genomic interval of Aureliella helgolandensis harbors:
- the rbfA gene encoding 30S ribosome-binding factor RbfA, producing the protein MATRRILKAAEAIREVVSMAILTELRDPRVQNVTVTGVEVAPDMRTAKVLISIMADEGRQSLCLRGLQNSAGFLQSKIAKRIDTRYTPRLTFEIDDGVKKSLEVARILYDLAKEREALEAARAEETPAGEENASPTAESNSQQQPPGES; encoded by the coding sequence ATGGCTACCCGCCGAATCCTTAAAGCCGCTGAAGCTATTCGCGAAGTCGTCAGTATGGCGATCCTAACGGAACTTCGCGATCCTCGCGTGCAGAACGTGACCGTCACAGGGGTCGAAGTTGCTCCCGATATGCGGACAGCCAAAGTCCTCATCAGCATTATGGCTGATGAGGGCCGGCAAAGCCTCTGCCTACGCGGCTTGCAGAACTCAGCTGGCTTCCTGCAATCGAAGATTGCAAAACGCATTGACACTCGTTACACCCCTCGACTGACTTTCGAGATCGACGATGGCGTCAAGAAGAGCCTTGAAGTTGCACGCATTCTGTACGACCTTGCCAAAGAGCGGGAAGCCCTCGAAGCCGCTCGCGCAGAAGAAACGCCAGCTGGCGAGGAAAACGCCTCTCCAACCGCTGAATCGAATTCGCAGCAGCAGCCTCCCGGCGAGTCCTAA